A region from the Paraurantiacibacter namhicola genome encodes:
- a CDS encoding glycosyltransferase family 39 protein, translating to MEQVSEYRRDPVWWHAGVALIFLALASVRLTIPSALYFDEVHYIPAVREMVEMFRPVNEEHPLLAKQLLALGVILFGDNALGWRIMPLLFGTLAIYAGMRAMWFAAIGRFASFATGILLATGFPLLVHSRIAMLDVFMVAFLMVALWQCAAAMRQPETGRWRLAIAGAALGAAMASKWNAVPIAIMPGLAFLAVRLRESGAQFLTARRAAPVPGMTLLEAGVWLGALPLLVYFLSFWPLTQYTLSSLPWGEVIAYQSRMMDLQTQTLPGHTYQSVWYEWVGNWRAIWYLYEEADGAQRGILLLGNPLTMLLGLPALAWCAWAGFTQRRMDALGIFILYAVSIGFWIVAAKSTQFYYHYFVPSCFLLAALALALAELRNAGWRKTAYGTLVASGLVMAYYFPILTAAPLEGPMSFLDYAWLESWR from the coding sequence ATGGAACAGGTGAGCGAATACCGGCGTGACCCGGTCTGGTGGCATGCAGGCGTGGCGCTGATCTTCCTGGCGCTGGCAAGCGTGCGCCTGACCATCCCCAGCGCGCTGTATTTCGACGAGGTGCATTACATCCCCGCCGTGCGCGAGATGGTGGAGATGTTCCGCCCTGTGAACGAGGAGCACCCGCTGCTGGCCAAGCAGCTGCTGGCGCTGGGCGTGATCCTGTTCGGCGACAATGCGCTGGGCTGGCGGATCATGCCGCTGCTGTTCGGCACGCTGGCGATCTATGCCGGCATGCGCGCCATGTGGTTTGCGGCCATCGGCCGTTTCGCCAGCTTTGCCACGGGCATCCTGCTGGCCACCGGCTTCCCGCTGCTGGTCCATTCGCGCATCGCCATGCTGGACGTGTTCATGGTGGCCTTCCTGATGGTCGCCCTGTGGCAATGCGCCGCCGCCATGCGCCAGCCGGAAACGGGCCGCTGGCGGCTTGCCATCGCAGGCGCTGCGCTGGGCGCGGCCATGGCCAGCAAGTGGAACGCCGTGCCGATCGCCATCATGCCGGGCCTGGCCTTCCTGGCCGTGCGGCTGCGGGAAAGCGGCGCGCAGTTCCTGACCGCAAGGCGCGCTGCGCCGGTGCCGGGCATGACCCTGCTGGAGGCGGGCGTGTGGCTGGGCGCGCTGCCGCTGCTGGTCTATTTCCTCAGCTTCTGGCCGTTGACGCAGTACACGCTGTCATCGCTGCCCTGGGGCGAGGTGATCGCATACCAGTCCCGCATGATGGATTTGCAGACGCAGACCCTGCCCGGCCACACTTACCAGTCCGTCTGGTACGAATGGGTCGGCAACTGGCGAGCGATCTGGTATCTTTACGAGGAAGCGGACGGCGCGCAGCGCGGCATATTGCTGCTGGGCAATCCGCTGACCATGCTGCTGGGGCTGCCCGCGCTGGCATGGTGCGCCTGGGCCGGGTTCACGCAGCGGCGAATGGACGCGCTGGGAATTTTCATCCTCTACGCGGTCAGCATCGGGTTCTGGATCGTGGCCGCGAAATCGACGCAGTTCTATTACCATTATTTCGTGCCCAGCTGCTTCCTGCTGGCAGCACTGGCGCTGGCGCTGGCGGAGCTGCGCAATGCCGGCTGGCGCAAGACGGCCTATGGCACGCTGGTGGCGAGCGGGCTGGTGATGGCCTATTACTTCCCCATCCTCACCGCCGCCCCGCTGGAAGGCCCGATGAGCTTCCTGGACTACGCCTGGCTGGAGAGCTGGCGGTAA
- a CDS encoding trans-sulfuration enzyme family protein — protein sequence MKKTTGMDRSVTKGWRKATQAVRAGTWRSEHGETSEALFLTSGYTYEDAATPAARFAGEDAGMTYSRLQNPTVAMLEERIAMLEGAEACRVQASGMAAMTTALLCQLQAGDHVVAARAAFGSCRWLVDNLLPKFGIETTVIDSADNDAWDKAVRPETKVFFFESPANPTLDLVDMEFVCGMAKEAGITTVVDNAFCSPALQRPMEFGADVVAYSATKLMEGQGRVLAGAVCGSEEWINEVLLPFQRNTGPNLAPFNAWVVLKGLETLDLRARRQSENALALGQSMEDRIIRAGGTMLHPGLPSHPQYALAQKQMDACGPIFSFILPGGREQAHAVLDALELVDISNNIGDAKSLMCHPASTTHANMGEEERAKMGVHEGMLRINVGLEDARDVIADMDQALGAAGL from the coding sequence ATGAAGAAAACCACCGGCATGGATCGCTCCGTCACCAAGGGTTGGCGCAAGGCCACGCAGGCCGTGCGCGCAGGCACGTGGCGCAGCGAACATGGCGAGACGAGCGAGGCGCTGTTCCTCACCAGCGGCTATACTTACGAGGATGCCGCCACCCCCGCCGCGCGCTTTGCGGGCGAGGATGCGGGCATGACCTATTCGCGCCTGCAGAACCCCACCGTGGCCATGCTGGAAGAACGCATCGCAATGCTGGAAGGCGCAGAGGCCTGCCGCGTGCAGGCAAGCGGCATGGCGGCGATGACCACCGCGCTGCTGTGCCAGCTTCAGGCAGGCGACCATGTGGTGGCCGCGCGCGCCGCCTTCGGATCCTGCCGCTGGCTGGTCGATAACCTCCTGCCGAAATTCGGTATCGAGACGACCGTGATCGACAGCGCGGACAATGATGCCTGGGACAAGGCCGTGCGGCCCGAAACCAAGGTGTTCTTCTTCGAAAGCCCGGCCAATCCGACGCTGGACCTGGTGGATATGGAATTCGTCTGCGGCATGGCGAAGGAGGCGGGCATCACCACTGTGGTGGACAATGCCTTCTGCTCGCCCGCCCTGCAGCGCCCGATGGAATTCGGCGCAGACGTGGTCGCCTATTCCGCCACCAAGCTGATGGAAGGGCAGGGCCGCGTGCTCGCCGGCGCCGTGTGCGGCAGCGAGGAATGGATCAATGAGGTGCTGCTGCCTTTCCAGCGCAACACCGGGCCCAATCTTGCGCCCTTCAATGCCTGGGTGGTCCTGAAGGGCCTCGAAACGCTGGACCTTCGCGCCCGGCGGCAGAGCGAGAATGCGCTGGCGCTGGGACAGAGCATGGAAGACCGGATCATCCGGGCGGGCGGCACGATGCTGCATCCCGGCCTGCCCAGCCACCCGCAATATGCGCTGGCGCAGAAGCAGATGGACGCCTGCGGGCCGATTTTCAGCTTCATCCTCCCCGGCGGGCGCGAACAGGCTCATGCCGTCCTGGATGCGCTGGAGCTGGTCGATATCTCCAACAATATCGGCGATGCGAAGTCACTGATGTGCCACCCCGCCAGCACCACCCACGCCAATATGGGCGAGGAAGAGCGCGCAAAGATGGGCGTGCACGAGGGCATGCTGCGCATCAATGTGGGCCTAGAAGACGCACGCGACGTGATCGCGGACATGGACCAGGCGCTGGGCGCCGCCGGTCTCTAA
- a CDS encoding excalibur calcium-binding domain-containing protein: MAGSLLAIVASAQPVDAHPGGVNKEGCHKNRKTGEYHCHGSRRSRQILAAPARRSDGSVYYRNCDAVRVAGKAPLRRGDPGYRAGLDRDNDGLACEPYGDRYNR, from the coding sequence GTGGCCGGCAGCCTGCTGGCCATCGTCGCCTCTGCCCAGCCCGTCGATGCCCATCCCGGTGGCGTTAACAAGGAGGGCTGCCACAAGAACCGCAAGACGGGCGAATATCACTGCCACGGATCGCGCCGCAGCAGGCAGATCCTGGCGGCACCTGCCCGCAGATCGGACGGCAGTGTCTATTACCGCAATTGCGATGCTGTTCGGGTGGCGGGAAAAGCCCCTCTCCGCCGAGGTGATCCAGGTTATCGCGCAGGTCTCGACCGGGACAATGACGGGCTGGCCTGCGAACCCTATGGCGATCGCTACAATCGTTAG
- a CDS encoding tripartite tricarboxylate transporter TctB family protein produces the protein MFSDFLQFLSSATGTLIVAAVLGVLFVMWLFRQPTFARTDFSYRVPFIGKLSRYSRDYSETEHGKWLNSETRLCHDYARHLTGLSPDEFENHAEYMRKCYDNGRKPLPGLMIALLIFLVVLEGLGFSYLLSTWMALEGSENTRQLLTFAIVTVLSAVLVWTMHAAGHQLYRTRLLRSCFQQFQAFGLNERGKRNQDRRFTTQIISLNQDQSEDDDQPGHVQCANRVASNPGDTGSYSWLVIATVFILAIAVLSTILRIETLHSEPLALAGTETENQALAREYAALSSFWILATIFVVTQFVGMGLGYKYGFAGRESDTAYRMTGGMPDYESYYRPIAKRMSIADSRLANLHAMMERRYPGSINWDRDFYEFVKEERDRGVCDLHHPEEVLEAKVRRSEKRAEIRKSRHIMNGSGHTPPEADSDLPPRRKDDGQDNEGVLQ, from the coding sequence ATGTTCAGTGATTTCCTGCAATTCCTGTCGTCGGCTACGGGAACCTTGATCGTGGCGGCCGTGCTGGGCGTGCTTTTCGTGATGTGGCTGTTCCGCCAGCCCACCTTTGCGCGAACGGACTTTTCGTACCGCGTGCCATTCATCGGCAAGCTGTCACGCTATTCCCGCGATTATTCGGAAACCGAGCATGGCAAATGGCTCAATTCCGAAACGCGCCTGTGTCACGATTATGCCCGCCACCTGACCGGCCTGTCGCCCGACGAATTCGAGAACCACGCAGAGTACATGCGCAAGTGTTATGACAATGGCCGCAAGCCCCTGCCCGGGCTGATGATCGCGCTGCTGATTTTCCTCGTCGTGCTTGAAGGGCTGGGCTTTTCTTACCTGCTCAGTACATGGATGGCGCTGGAAGGTAGCGAGAACACCCGCCAGCTACTGACCTTTGCGATCGTCACCGTGCTTTCGGCCGTGCTGGTGTGGACGATGCATGCGGCCGGCCACCAGCTGTATCGCACTCGCCTGTTGCGGAGTTGCTTCCAGCAATTTCAAGCATTCGGCCTCAATGAACGTGGCAAGCGCAACCAAGACCGCCGCTTCACCACGCAGATCATTTCCTTGAATCAGGACCAATCGGAAGACGACGACCAGCCGGGCCACGTCCAATGCGCCAATCGGGTGGCCAGCAATCCCGGCGACACCGGCAGCTATTCATGGCTGGTAATTGCCACGGTCTTCATCCTCGCCATCGCCGTACTTTCGACAATACTTCGTATCGAGACCCTACATTCAGAGCCGCTGGCTTTGGCCGGTACGGAAACAGAAAATCAGGCCTTGGCGCGCGAATACGCGGCCCTCTCCAGCTTCTGGATCCTGGCCACGATCTTCGTTGTCACGCAGTTCGTGGGCATGGGCCTGGGGTACAAGTATGGATTTGCAGGGCGGGAAAGCGATACCGCCTACCGCATGACCGGCGGTATGCCGGATTACGAAAGCTATTACCGCCCGATCGCGAAGCGCATGTCGATCGCGGACAGTCGGTTGGCTAACCTTCATGCAATGATGGAGCGGCGATATCCCGGGTCAATCAATTGGGACCGAGACTTCTATGAATTCGTAAAAGAAGAACGCGACCGCGGAGTGTGCGATTTGCACCACCCCGAAGAAGTTTTGGAGGCCAAGGTCAGGCGGTCGGAAAAACGCGCCGAGATCCGCAAATCCCGTCACATCATGAATGGAAGCGGGCACACGCCCCCGGAAGCGGACAGTGACCTGCCACCGCGCAGGAAAGATGACGGTCAGGACAACGAAGGAGTGCTGCAATGA
- the apaG gene encoding Co2+/Mg2+ efflux protein ApaG produces MANIFDHLFQHTAITDGVAVRVAVNFMPEQSQVDAGRWFWVYHIRIENRRHDAIQLQRRHWRITDARGAVNLVDGEGVVGETPLLQPGDTHDYVSGCPLSTPHGSMEGFYTFTDDNGDPLEVRIPFFPLAAPAEETR; encoded by the coding sequence ATGGCCAATATCTTCGATCACCTGTTCCAGCACACCGCCATCACCGACGGGGTGGCCGTGCGCGTCGCGGTCAACTTCATGCCGGAACAATCGCAGGTCGATGCCGGCCGCTGGTTCTGGGTCTATCACATCCGGATAGAGAACCGCCGCCACGACGCGATCCAGCTGCAGCGCCGCCACTGGCGCATCACCGATGCCCGCGGCGCGGTGAACCTGGTGGATGGCGAGGGCGTTGTGGGCGAGACGCCGCTGCTGCAGCCGGGCGACACGCATGATTACGTCAGCGGCTGCCCGCTCTCCACGCCGCATGGCAGCATGGAAGGCTTCTACACCTTCACGGACGATAACGGCGATCCGCTGGAGGTGCGCATCCCCTTCTTCCCGCTCGCCGCCCCGGCGGAAGAGACGCGCTGA
- a CDS encoding DUF2868 domain-containing protein encodes MREDDARRLLLVRAVETEDRAQQLLTAEDRAQAEDYARRTDTGPESYLARRAEFAATRLATRHPHVDTILKARHWPRWLSFAIPIAALVLGVLSNELGIDKRLDLLAFPLVGVFAWNLAVYAVLLVQPLWRRASKRSGGEWWRRPLARLSEFGRDQAERGTPMARATGRFATRWLQVSAPVNGARAARTMHLAAALFAAGIIAGIFVRALAIEYRAGWESTFLQAEDVHSLLGLLLGPASALGNIPLPDVAGYEALRWTGADTGGANAGPWIALYAISALVFIILPRLALAGWEQARVWRRARRIAVPGREDFYIRRLLRARDGTGGAVRVTPYAYTLEEPRKAALTILLRSVLGDRARIHFDPVVPYGQEEQWLADHALAGDDDYHIALYTLSATPEDENHGTFAAGLRQKYAGIGHGTMASALVDSGPFRSHFAGQAGLAERVGERLRAWQAVMDRAAVPLVNLDLDHVEERRDGEKMEATLVRSAALEGLA; translated from the coding sequence ATGCGTGAAGACGATGCCCGCCGCCTGCTCCTCGTCCGTGCGGTCGAGACCGAGGACCGGGCGCAGCAGCTGCTGACTGCGGAAGATCGCGCGCAGGCGGAGGATTACGCCCGCCGTACGGACACCGGACCCGAAAGCTACCTTGCCCGCCGCGCGGAATTTGCCGCAACCCGGCTCGCGACGCGCCACCCGCATGTCGATACGATCCTGAAGGCGCGCCACTGGCCGCGCTGGCTCAGCTTCGCCATCCCCATCGCCGCGCTGGTGCTGGGCGTGCTGAGCAATGAGCTGGGGATCGACAAGCGGCTGGACCTGCTGGCCTTCCCGCTGGTGGGAGTCTTTGCGTGGAACCTGGCCGTTTACGCCGTGCTGCTGGTGCAGCCGCTGTGGCGGCGCGCCTCGAAACGCAGCGGCGGCGAATGGTGGCGCAGGCCGCTTGCTCGCTTGTCAGAATTCGGGCGCGACCAGGCGGAACGCGGCACGCCGATGGCCCGCGCCACGGGCCGTTTCGCCACCCGCTGGCTGCAGGTGAGCGCGCCCGTCAACGGCGCCCGCGCGGCCCGGACCATGCACCTTGCCGCCGCGCTGTTCGCCGCCGGGATCATCGCCGGCATTTTCGTGCGCGCGCTGGCCATCGAATATCGCGCCGGGTGGGAAAGCACCTTCCTGCAAGCCGAAGACGTCCACTCGCTGCTCGGCTTGCTGCTGGGGCCCGCCAGCGCGCTGGGCAATATCCCGCTGCCGGACGTGGCGGGGTACGAGGCGCTCAGGTGGACCGGGGCGGACACGGGTGGCGCCAATGCCGGGCCGTGGATCGCGCTCTACGCCATTTCCGCGCTGGTGTTCATCATCCTGCCGCGCCTCGCACTCGCCGGGTGGGAGCAGGCGCGGGTGTGGCGCCGCGCGCGCCGCATTGCCGTGCCGGGGCGGGAGGATTTCTACATCCGCCGCCTGCTGCGCGCCCGCGATGGCACGGGCGGCGCGGTGCGCGTCACGCCCTATGCCTATACGCTGGAGGAGCCGCGCAAGGCCGCGCTCACCATCCTGCTGCGCAGCGTGCTGGGCGACCGCGCCCGCATCCATTTCGACCCGGTCGTGCCATACGGGCAGGAAGAGCAATGGCTCGCCGATCACGCGCTGGCGGGTGACGACGATTACCACATCGCGCTCTACACCCTCTCCGCCACGCCGGAGGACGAGAACCACGGCACCTTCGCCGCCGGATTACGCCAGAAATACGCCGGGATCGGCCACGGCACGATGGCCAGCGCATTGGTCGATTCCGGCCCCTTCCGCAGCCATTTCGCCGGACAGGCGGGGCTGGCCGAACGCGTGGGCGAGCGCCTGCGCGCATGGCAGGCGGTGATGGACCGCGCCGCCGTTCCGCTCGTCAACCTCGACCTCGACCATGTGGAGGAACGCCGCGACGGGGAGAAGATGGAAGCAACGCTGGTCCGCTCCGCCGCGCTGGAGGGGCTCGCATGA
- a CDS encoding DUF3482 domain-containing protein — MTEAVIPGTSALELAEAAGTTVNLSLVSHTNAGKTTLTRTMLGRDVGEVRDAAHVTEIATGYVLVQEGGDTLMLWDTPGFGDTTRLLTRLRNAGNPIGWLLTQVWDRWKERPLWSSQQAVKNARDNADVLLYLVNASEDPAAAGYVAQEMEVLSWIGKPVLLLLNQMGPPRADTGGEREKWLAHLDVVDVVKGALPLDAFARCWVQEGALLREVEPLLPADKQPAMGRLSARWHDLNRARFDQSMAVLARQLTATLQDRESVRDGTWRDRTLNAFKSGKGEDREVRAAMGALSERLAERTRESTSELIRLHGLEGEATRKVLERLGRDYSYSEPTPEGFSAMLGGLASGAVGGLAADLAAGGLTLGGGMIVGAVLGALGAGGLAKGINMAKGEDGSAVRWSPEFFQGFVGAALLRYLAVAHFGRGRGAWEEGEHPDFWHGVVEEAVAAHEGEVAALYKAGRGEGGAEVESELAALLERIGLDVLGRLYPGAGM, encoded by the coding sequence ATGACCGAAGCCGTCATCCCCGGGACAAGCGCGCTGGAGTTGGCGGAAGCGGCGGGCACGACCGTCAACCTCAGCCTCGTTTCCCACACCAATGCGGGCAAGACCACGCTGACCCGCACCATGCTGGGCCGCGACGTGGGCGAGGTGCGCGATGCGGCGCATGTCACCGAAATCGCCACCGGATACGTGCTGGTGCAGGAGGGCGGCGACACGCTGATGCTGTGGGACACGCCCGGCTTCGGCGATACGACGCGCCTGCTCACACGCCTGCGTAATGCCGGCAATCCCATCGGCTGGCTGCTGACGCAGGTGTGGGACCGGTGGAAGGAACGCCCGCTCTGGTCCAGCCAGCAGGCGGTGAAGAACGCGCGCGATAATGCGGACGTGCTGCTCTACCTCGTCAACGCGTCGGAGGATCCAGCGGCGGCCGGCTATGTCGCGCAGGAGATGGAAGTCCTCAGCTGGATCGGCAAGCCGGTGCTGCTGCTGCTCAACCAGATGGGCCCGCCACGCGCCGATACGGGCGGCGAGCGTGAGAAATGGCTCGCGCACCTCGATGTTGTGGACGTGGTGAAGGGCGCGCTGCCACTCGACGCCTTTGCCCGCTGCTGGGTGCAGGAAGGCGCGCTGCTGCGCGAGGTGGAGCCGCTGCTGCCCGCGGACAAGCAACCCGCGATGGGGCGGCTGTCCGCTCGCTGGCACGACCTCAACCGTGCGCGCTTCGACCAGAGCATGGCGGTGCTCGCCCGCCAGCTCACCGCCACGCTGCAGGACCGCGAAAGCGTGCGCGACGGCACCTGGCGCGACCGCACGCTGAACGCCTTCAAGTCCGGCAAGGGAGAAGACCGCGAAGTACGCGCCGCCATGGGCGCCCTGTCCGAACGGCTGGCCGAGCGCACGCGCGAAAGCACCAGCGAACTCATCCGCCTGCATGGGCTGGAGGGCGAGGCAACACGCAAGGTGCTGGAGCGGCTGGGGCGCGACTATTCCTATTCCGAACCCACGCCCGAAGGCTTCTCCGCCATGCTGGGCGGGCTGGCCTCGGGCGCAGTCGGCGGGCTCGCGGCGGACCTCGCGGCAGGCGGACTGACGCTGGGCGGCGGCATGATCGTGGGCGCGGTGCTGGGCGCGCTGGGCGCAGGCGGCCTGGCCAAAGGAATCAACATGGCGAAGGGCGAGGACGGCAGCGCCGTGCGCTGGTCGCCCGAATTCTTCCAGGGCTTCGTCGGCGCGGCCCTGCTGCGATACCTGGCCGTCGCGCACTTCGGCCGCGGCCGCGGCGCATGGGAGGAGGGCGAACACCCCGACTTTTGGCACGGTGTGGTCGAGGAGGCGGTTGCCGCGCATGAGGGCGAGGTGGCGGCGCTCTACAAGGCCGGACGCGGCGAGGGCGGCGCGGAAGTGGAGAGCGAGCTGGCCGCGCTGCTGGAGCGGATCGGGCTGGACGTGCTGGGGCGGTTGTATCCGGGAGCGGGGATGTGA
- a CDS encoding LysR family transcriptional regulator, whose translation MKRTHLPLNALRVFDAAARHLSFTRAADELAVTPAAVGQQIRALEDVLGVVLFRRTPKGLELTDEAEAGLDPLREGFLRFEESVQGMQAGQSSSSYTIAAPREFYAQWLAPRLAKFRAENPDARFQLVDGEEVDFTEANLDCAVRLVDGPGDLEGVQLAPARRVVVVAAKAVPEVENVWIAWPGAPLPDGAEVVTTVNNGGQALASAMAGMGKAMLPHLLCEEAIGQGRLKVLEGPDEGRRSYWLIAPRPQWRQKKVKALVEFLAPGE comes from the coding sequence ATGAAGCGCACACATCTGCCCCTCAACGCCCTGCGCGTGTTCGATGCCGCTGCCCGGCACCTCAGCTTCACCCGCGCGGCGGACGAGCTGGCGGTGACGCCCGCCGCCGTGGGCCAGCAGATCCGCGCGCTGGAGGATGTGCTCGGCGTCGTCCTGTTCCGCCGCACGCCCAAGGGACTGGAGCTGACCGACGAGGCGGAGGCCGGGCTGGACCCCTTGCGCGAAGGCTTCCTGCGGTTCGAGGAAAGTGTGCAGGGCATGCAGGCGGGCCAGTCGAGTAGCAGCTACACCATCGCCGCGCCGCGCGAATTCTATGCCCAGTGGCTCGCGCCGCGGCTGGCGAAGTTCAGGGCCGAGAACCCCGACGCCCGCTTCCAGCTGGTCGATGGCGAGGAGGTAGACTTCACCGAGGCGAACCTCGACTGCGCCGTGCGGCTGGTCGATGGTCCGGGCGACCTGGAGGGCGTGCAACTCGCCCCCGCGCGCCGCGTGGTGGTGGTTGCCGCCAAGGCCGTGCCGGAGGTGGAGAATGTGTGGATCGCCTGGCCCGGCGCGCCGCTGCCGGACGGGGCGGAGGTCGTCACCACGGTCAACAATGGCGGGCAGGCGCTCGCCAGCGCGATGGCGGGGATGGGCAAGGCCATGCTGCCGCACCTCCTGTGCGAGGAAGCGATCGGGCAGGGCCGGCTGAAGGTGCTGGAAGGCCCGGACGAGGGGCGCCGCAGCTACTGGCTGATCGCCCCGCGCCCGCAATGGCGCCAGAAGAAGGTGAAGGCGCTGGTGGAATTCCTCGCCCCCGGGGAATGA
- a CDS encoding GNAT family N-acetyltransferase, with translation MKHQVTTLTTERFSLRPIRAEDTAALYPTFRDEAQMRYWSRGPFASEAELDGWLRDPTWDGHCWIAEETGGNGQAIARLVAIPDMDGVMETGYLVAKHRQGEGIARECMTALLDHLFAPKAEGNGGGYGLRRVWADTDPENAPSNALLVCLGFMREGRLRSQWETHIGVRDSLVWGLLREEWNG, from the coding sequence ATGAAACACCAGGTCACCACGCTGACGACAGAGCGCTTCAGCCTGCGGCCCATCCGGGCGGAGGACACGGCTGCCCTTTACCCCACGTTCCGCGACGAGGCGCAGATGCGCTACTGGTCGCGCGGGCCGTTTGCGAGCGAGGCGGAGCTGGACGGATGGCTGCGCGATCCCACGTGGGACGGGCACTGCTGGATCGCCGAGGAAACAGGCGGCAACGGACAGGCCATCGCCCGGCTTGTCGCGATACCGGACATGGATGGGGTGATGGAGACGGGCTACCTCGTCGCCAAACACCGGCAGGGCGAGGGCATCGCCCGCGAATGCATGACTGCGCTGTTGGATCACCTGTTCGCGCCAAAGGCAGAGGGCAACGGTGGCGGTTATGGCCTGCGCCGCGTCTGGGCCGATACGGACCCGGAAAACGCTCCCTCCAACGCCCTGCTGGTATGCCTCGGCTTCATGCGGGAAGGGCGGCTGCGGAGCCAGTGGGAGACCCATATCGGCGTGCGCGACAGTCTCGTGTGGGGGCTGCTGCGGGAGGAGTGGAACGGGTGA
- a CDS encoding AAA family ATPase yields MITRIEIDGFKSFQDFSLNFRPFSAVVGPNASGKSNLFDALKFISLLAQTDVHSAMQSMRGEPEELFRVTPVREHTDMKFAVEVLLPKYGLDPFGARFEVNAQRLRYELALTMRFDSEQMPIGIVVASESCRHIAKKDDRLSFINKSLISYSSRRNPFMEMSREGKVPIIQIRQDGPTETGASKRGRPLKLAAGEATRTALSTINTAEFPHLFALRETLSEIGFLEINPSEARKANDRFEEKKLRSDASNLASVLAHLKEETGTPARPEGAVADISIDLSSLINSVKRVKVHSGSNVREYSFSIETEDGLDFSSRLISDGTLRLLALLTILDDPSRRGILCFEEPENGVHEGRIDDLIEILRESTQDWSLEESPFQIIINTHSPAVLNSLHEKEIIAADLISTVDPEAGCSVHRTRMRVGVDDDALDLEPGAILTRAEISRLLRKRQGQA; encoded by the coding sequence ATGATCACCAGGATTGAAATTGACGGCTTCAAGAGCTTCCAAGACTTTAGTCTCAACTTTCGCCCATTCTCAGCTGTGGTCGGCCCCAATGCGAGTGGGAAGTCCAACCTGTTTGATGCTTTGAAATTTATTTCCTTGCTCGCGCAAACGGATGTGCACTCAGCAATGCAATCAATGCGTGGCGAGCCCGAGGAGCTCTTTCGAGTTACACCAGTCCGCGAGCACACGGACATGAAATTCGCAGTCGAAGTGCTTCTGCCAAAGTATGGGCTCGACCCATTTGGTGCTCGGTTTGAGGTAAATGCGCAACGTCTACGCTACGAATTGGCTTTGACGATGCGCTTTGACTCCGAGCAAATGCCCATTGGGATCGTCGTCGCTTCTGAGTCTTGTCGTCACATTGCGAAGAAAGATGATCGACTCTCCTTCATCAACAAATCGCTAATTTCCTATTCCTCTAGAAGAAATCCATTCATGGAAATGTCTAGAGAAGGCAAAGTGCCGATAATCCAGATTCGGCAAGATGGCCCTACAGAGACCGGCGCATCGAAACGTGGCCGTCCTCTAAAGCTCGCTGCAGGAGAGGCTACACGAACGGCCCTTTCGACCATCAATACGGCTGAATTTCCTCACCTTTTCGCTTTAAGAGAGACTTTGTCCGAAATTGGCTTTCTTGAGATTAATCCGTCTGAAGCGCGGAAGGCTAATGACCGATTTGAAGAGAAGAAGCTCCGGTCTGATGCATCAAATCTTGCTTCTGTACTGGCGCATTTGAAAGAAGAGACTGGAACTCCTGCGCGTCCCGAAGGGGCAGTCGCTGATATTTCGATTGATCTTTCTTCTCTCATAAATTCGGTAAAGAGAGTTAAGGTTCATTCTGGGAGTAATGTTCGTGAGTATTCGTTTTCCATCGAGACCGAAGACGGTCTCGACTTCAGCTCGCGTTTGATCTCTGATGGAACACTGAGGTTACTCGCTTTGCTCACGATACTTGACGATCCGTCACGAAGAGGGATTTTATGTTTCGAAGAGCCAGAGAACGGCGTTCACGAGGGACGAATCGATGATTTAATCGAAATTCTGAGAGAATCGACTCAAGATTGGAGTCTCGAAGAAAGTCCCTTTCAGATAATTATTAATACACATTCGCCAGCGGTACTAAACTCTCTCCACGAAAAGGAAATAATCGCAGCTGATTTGATTTCGACAGTAGATCCTGAGGCGGGTTGCTCGGTTCATCGTACGCGAATGCGTGTTGGAGTTGACGACGACGCACTCGACTTAGAGCCCGGCGCAATACTGACTAGAGCGGAAATTTCCCGTCTGCTTAGGAAACGCCAAGGACAAGCCTAG
- the rpsL gene encoding 30S ribosomal protein S12, with protein MPTINQLVRKGRVPQKAKSKVPAMEQNPQKRGVCTRVYTTTPKKPNSALRKVAKVRLTNGREVISYIPGEGHNLQEHSVVLIRGGRVRDLPGVRYHVLRGVLDTQGVKDRRQSRSKYGAKRPK; from the coding sequence ATGCCGACGATCAACCAGCTGGTCCGCAAGGGCCGCGTTCCGCAGAAGGCCAAGAGCAAGGTCCCTGCGATGGAACAGAACCCGCAAAAGCGCGGTGTCTGCACCCGTGTCTATACGACCACCCCGAAGAAGCCGAACTCCGCATTGCGCAAGGTTGCCAAGGTGCGCCTGACCAATGGCCGCGAAGTCATCAGCTACATCCCGGGTGAAGGTCACAACCTGCAGGAACACTCCGTGGTGCTGATCCGCGGCGGCCGTGTGCGCGACCTTCCGGGTGTGCGTTACCACGTGCTGCGCGGCGTGCTCGACACGCAGGGCGTGAAGGACCGCAGGCAGTCCCGTTCGAAGTACGGCGCCAAGCGGCCCAAATAA